One genomic segment of Clostridium estertheticum subsp. estertheticum includes these proteins:
- the citF gene encoding citrate lyase subunit alpha → MPKNKIGRDIPEYIEGIGELRPYNGPFSFQPTKRKYGRDLSQVKPGDIKLLDSIEKAVIKTELKDGMTISFHHHFREGDYILNMVLDTIAKLGIKNLTLASSSLNAVHEPLIEHIKNGVVTKIITSGVRGPLAEAISNGILETPIIIRSHGGRARAIEAGDSQIDVAFLGAPCCDEYGNANGYSGKSFCGSLGYAKVDAEYADKVVLITDNLVQYPNVPASILQTDVDCVVKIESIGDPNGIVSGATRFTKDPRELLIAKYAAASIEASGYFVPGFSIQCGTGGASLAVARFIRERMIEDNIKASFALGGITGQFVEMLNEGLISKLYDTQSFDLTAAKSIGENPDHCEISASFYANPHNKGCVVNKLDIVLLSALEIDTDFNVNVITGSDGVIRGASGGHCDTAAGSKLTMIVAPLIRGRIPTIVDKVNTVITPGETIDVVVTDRGIAVNPLRQDLIEKLTKAKLPLFTIEQLKGKAEKITGKPKAIEYTDKIVGIVEYRDGSIIDVIRQVR, encoded by the coding sequence TTGCCTAAAAATAAAATAGGAAGAGATATACCAGAATATATAGAAGGAATTGGTGAACTAAGACCCTATAATGGACCATTTAGTTTTCAACCTACAAAACGTAAATATGGACGTGATCTATCTCAGGTAAAACCAGGAGATATCAAGTTATTGGATAGTATTGAAAAAGCAGTAATTAAAACTGAACTTAAAGATGGTATGACTATATCATTTCATCACCACTTTAGAGAGGGTGATTACATACTAAATATGGTTCTAGATACCATAGCTAAGCTAGGAATAAAAAACTTAACATTAGCATCAAGTTCATTAAATGCAGTGCATGAACCATTAATTGAACATATAAAAAATGGTGTTGTTACAAAAATAATTACTAGTGGAGTTAGAGGTCCTTTAGCAGAGGCTATATCAAATGGAATATTAGAAACACCTATAATAATTCGTTCTCACGGTGGCAGAGCAAGAGCCATTGAAGCTGGAGATTCGCAAATTGATGTTGCTTTTTTAGGAGCACCTTGTTGTGATGAATACGGTAATGCGAACGGATACAGTGGGAAATCATTTTGTGGTTCATTAGGATATGCTAAAGTAGATGCAGAATATGCAGATAAGGTTGTTCTTATTACAGATAATTTAGTTCAATATCCCAATGTACCTGCAAGTATTTTACAAACTGACGTAGATTGTGTGGTAAAAATAGAATCAATTGGAGATCCAAATGGAATTGTATCAGGTGCTACAAGATTTACTAAGGATCCAAGAGAATTATTAATTGCTAAATATGCAGCAGCGTCAATTGAAGCTTCAGGTTATTTTGTGCCGGGTTTCTCTATACAATGTGGAACAGGAGGAGCGTCGCTAGCGGTTGCAAGATTTATAAGAGAAAGAATGATAGAAGATAATATAAAAGCTAGCTTTGCATTAGGTGGAATAACTGGTCAATTTGTAGAAATGTTAAATGAAGGATTGATATCTAAATTATATGATACTCAAAGTTTTGATTTGACAGCGGCAAAGTCAATAGGTGAGAATCCAGATCATTGTGAAATTAGTGCATCATTTTATGCTAATCCCCATAATAAGGGATGTGTTGTGAATAAACTTGATATAGTTTTATTAAGTGCATTAGAGATAGATACGGACTTCAATGTCAACGTAATTACTGGTTCAGATGGTGTAATAAGAGGAGCTTCAGGTGGACATTGTGATACTGCGGCAGGTTCAAAGCTAACAATGATAGTAGCGCCATTAATTAGAGGTAGAATACCTACGATTGTTGATAAAGTAAATACTGTAATAACTCCGGGAGAAACTATAGATGTAGTTGTAACAGATAGAGGAATAGCTGTAAATCCATTAAGACAGGATTTAATTGAAAAGTTAACTAAGGCAAAACTTCCTTTGTTCACTATAGAACAACTTAAGGGAAAAGCAGAAAAAATTACTGGAAAACCTAAAGCAATTGAGTATACTGATAAAATCGTAGGGATTGTAGAATATAGAGATGGATCAATTATTGATGTTATTAGACAGGTAAGGTAG
- the citE gene encoding citrate (pro-3S)-lyase subunit beta codes for MYKLRRTMMYVPGNNPGMVKDAHIYGADSIMFDLEDSVSINEKDAARFLVYNALKSIDYEGIETVVRINGLDTPYGIEDLEAIVRAQPDVIRLPKTESAQDIIDVENEIERIEKEAGIPVGKTKMMAAVEGALGVLNAREIATASKRLMGIAIGAEDYVTNIKTTRSPGGIELLMARSQILLAARAAGIYALDTVYSDVNNEEGFKDEVKLIKQLGFDGKSVINPRQIGPVHEIYTPSQKEIDKSIRIIKAAEDAAKKGSGVVSLDGKMVDKPILERAQRALMLAKAAGVDINEGGDQIA; via the coding sequence ATGTACAAGTTAAGAAGAACAATGATGTATGTACCTGGAAACAATCCTGGAATGGTTAAAGATGCGCACATATATGGTGCAGATTCAATAATGTTTGATTTAGAAGATTCAGTATCTATTAATGAGAAAGATGCTGCTAGATTTTTAGTTTATAATGCATTAAAAAGTATTGACTATGAAGGAATAGAAACAGTAGTAAGAATAAATGGATTAGATACGCCATATGGAATTGAAGATTTGGAAGCAATAGTTAGAGCTCAGCCAGATGTTATAAGACTTCCAAAGACAGAAAGTGCACAAGATATTATAGATGTAGAAAATGAAATAGAAAGAATAGAAAAAGAAGCAGGAATACCTGTAGGAAAGACAAAAATGATGGCGGCAGTTGAAGGAGCACTAGGAGTATTAAATGCACGAGAGATAGCAACGGCTAGTAAAAGACTTATGGGTATAGCAATTGGAGCAGAAGATTATGTAACAAACATAAAGACAACACGTTCGCCAGGAGGTATAGAGCTTTTAATGGCAAGAAGTCAAATATTACTTGCAGCAAGAGCAGCTGGAATATATGCTTTGGATACAGTTTATTCAGATGTAAATAATGAAGAAGGCTTTAAAGATGAAGTTAAATTAATTAAACAGTTAGGATTTGATGGAAAATCTGTAATTAATCCAAGACAAATAGGGCCAGTTCATGAAATATATACACCATCACAAAAGGAAATAGATAAATCTATAAGAATTATAAAGGCAGCCGAAGATGCTGCAAAGAAAGGCTCAGGAGTAGTATCTCTAGATGGAAAAATGGTAGATAAGCCAATATTAGAGCGAGCACAAAGAGCACTTATGTTAGCAAAAGCAGCAGGAGTAGATATAAATGAAGGAGGGGATCAAATTGCCTAA